GTAGAAAAAACCGTTTTAGAGCTGGGACAGCATCAAGACTTGATTATTATTGAAGGCCAGGGTTCTCTCTTACATCCAGGCTCTACTGCTACTTTGCCTTTAATTCGAGGCAGTCAGCCCACTGGCTTAGTTCTGGTTCATCGCGCGGGAGCAAAACACATTCGCGATCTCAGTGATGTTTTAATTCCTCCTTTACCTGAAGTGATCCAACTCTACGAAACCGTAGCTAGTGCAGGAGGAACTTTCGATCGGGTAAAAGTTAAGGCGATCGCTCTTAATACTTCAGGTCTAAACACCACCGAAGCTAAAGCAGTAATCGAATCTACCGTCGAGTTAACTGGACTACCCTGTAGTGATGTGGTCAGATTTGGCGCAGCATCATTATTACCTGCTATTTATGCCCAATAAATATTGATAATTGCTTTTTTTAAGGCAACTATGTTATGCTATTAATAACGTCGCGGGATAGAGCAGTCTGGTAGCTCGTCGGGCTCATAACCCGAAGGTCGGTGGTTCAAATCCGCCTCCCGCCATTTTAACAAATATTTCAGCTAATATCACCCAGTAGATAGATTGTTTGGCTCTAATAAAATCTAGTATCATTTGATACTTAAAAGGGGTCTACGAGCAGGTACTTTAGATAGATATATGTCCGCGAGATTAAGGTCATAGGCAGGAATTAAGGTTATAGGCGAAAATGCCAAATTATAGATCTTAACTTCCTGAGTCAACCGCTACTTAGGACAGGCTAAATCTATAGCTAGTAAGAGGATTAATGATTAATGGTAGCGATGGGTGTATTTCCAGCTATCTACTCTACTCTCTCTCCCCAAGCCTTAATCGAAGGGGTGTTGACGAAGTATGAACTAGGAGCGATCGATCGATGTTTGTTTTGGAATCGCGGCCTTAGCGATATTTATCTCATAGAAACAGACAACAAGCCATATATTCTTAAAGTTTCTCATCACCATTGGCGTTGTAGGTCAGATATTCAGTTTGAACTGGAGTTTCTGGATTTTCTACACCAGCACAGTTTACCTGTTGCCAATCCGTTAAAAACTCAAAAAGGTCGGCTGTTTGTGACGATTCATGCCGTAGAAGGCGATCGCTATGCAGCACTTTTTCCCTATGCTCCTGGAGAAGTACCCCAAGGCGATCTAAATACCGCTCAAAGCGCAATTATGGGGCAAACTTTAGGACTATTACATCAAACATCTTTAAAGTTTAAGAATGCAACCCCCCGCCAAGTTTTAAATCTCGAATACTTGCTAGACGACTCTTTGGCAATAATTAGTCCTTACTTACGCAACCGAAATCAAGATCTAGCTTATGTAGCGGATACTATCAGCAAAATTAAGCAGGAGTTAATCTGTCTAGAACAAACATCTCCTCTTTGGAGCGTTTGCTGGGGAGATCCTCATAGTGGCAATGTCCACTTCACAGCCGAGAATCAAATTACTCTATTTGATTTCGATCAATGTGGGTATGGCTGGCGCATTTTTGATCTAGCTAAATTTCTGCAAGTCTCTTTAAGGGCAGGGATTAGCCGTCAGGTTAGGGATGCTTTTTTCCAAGGCTATCAACAGATACAACAATTAACCGATGCTGAAACTTCATCTTTGCAGGCTTTAACTCAAATGGCTCATATTTGGGCTTGGGCGATTAGCATCAACGCCTCAACAATTCATAATTGGTCTAAATTAGATACTTTCTACGTTAATAAGCACTTAAATCAGTTGAAAAAGCTGAGTAGTCAAGAGTGGCAATTGTTTTAATTTAGATTGCTGTGATGCAACTTTAGGTAGTTTTTCGGCTCTAGGTTCAAGCTGTTTTTTGCTCCATAGGCGATCGCTCTCTAAGGCGTGTTCCAATTAATAATCTGCTCCTCAGACAAAGATTAAATCCGAATACACCAAACAATCATCTAGTTACTTAAATCAAGGGCGATCGCCTAAATCGCTAATTTTTTCTCGCTCCTTGCGCCCTTATTCCTTTAATCCCTCGTACTTTTTATGCGATAATTCATAAAAGAAAGATATTTTAATATTTGCTTAATATAAAGCAATGAATGAGCCAGCTAAAGAAGAACAATCAGTACCAGAAGAAACTCTATCAAAAGAGAATATTCTAGCTAAAGAGAAAACTTTAGCAGAACAAGCTCCGCCGAGTTATGAATGTCGCACTTGTGGCTATGTCTATGTGCCATCTAAGGGAGATAATCAAAGTAATGTTCCTGCGGGAACTCTTTTTACCGATTTACCTAATGACTGGCGTTGTCCAGTCTGTGGAGTTCGCAAGACTCAGTTTGTCAATGTCGGCGCACAGGGCGCACCTTCTGGCTTTTCTGAAAACTTGAACTATGGTTTGGGAGTTAATCGTCTTACTCCTGCTCAAAAAAACATCTTGATTTTCGGTGCATTAGGTTTAGGCTTCTTGTTTTTTCTGAGTCTGTATAGTTTAAATTAGTAAATCTGTACCTCAAGACTAATGTGGGAAAAGATTCTGCTAAAAATCTTTTCCCTTAGCCTGCTGTTTATCTAATGGTCAAACATTGCTTTTATCTGCCTCAATCAGTCACAAAACGTTTATGATATTGATTAAAAAATTAAAGCAAGTAGTTATTTTATTTGCTGTCTGTATATTTTGTATTAGTTGTAGTCAAGTTCCCTCCACTGTAAATAACCCCTGGAAAATACTTTCTTTACCCTCTGAAGCAATTTTTTCGGATGTTGCTTTTACCAGCGATCCTAATCGTGGTTGGCTAGTTGGTACTCAAGCATCCCTGTTTGAAACCGTCGATGGAGGAGAAACCTGGACGCAACAAGCGATCGAGCTAAACAATGAGAAAGTAGCTTTAGAAGCCATCAGCTTTGATGATGATGAAGGCTGGATTGTTGGTCAACCCTCAATTTTGCTGCACACTGAAGATGGTGGGGATAGTTGGTCACGCATTCCTTTAAGTTCTAAGCTGCCTGGTGCACCACTTGATATTATTGCTTTAGGTAAGTCTACCGCTGAAATGGTGACAAATTTAGGAGCAATTTATAAAACTGAAGATGGTGGCAAAAACTGGAAAGCTTTAGTTGAAGGCTCAGTTGGGGTAGCTAGAAGTATTCATCGTTCTGATGACGGTAGATACGTCGCGGTTTCTGCCAAAGGGAACTTTTTCTCTACTTGGCAACCTGGTGCAACTGAATGGACTCCTCATCAGCGTACTTCATCGCGCCGACTGCAAAACATGGGCTTTAATCAAGACGGAAGCCTCTGGTTATTGGCTCGTGGTGGTCAAGTAGAATTTAGCGATACAGAAAATTATGATGAGTGGGGCGAACCTCTCTATCCTGAATTTTCTGCTAGCTGGGGCTTTTTAGACGTTGCCTATCGTACTCCCGAAGAAATTTGGTTGGCGGGAGGAAGTGGTAATCTATTAGTTAGTCCTGATCGCGGTCAAACTTGGGCTAAAGATCGCGATGTTGAGGATGCTCCCTCTAATTTTTATAAGGTAGTATTTCTCTCTCCCGAAAAAGGCTTTGTCTTGGGCGAACGAGGAACACTGCTGAAATATGTCCCCGAAGCTGGTGTTGCTGCTTAATTACTAGATCTTAGTTGTAGGTAGCTACCCTTGTTTCGTATTATATAAACAGAACTTCAAAAAATTTAAACATTTAATTAAGGAGAAACACAACATGGCAGGTGATACTGGAGAACGTCCATTTTCTGACATTATTACTAGTGTGCGCTATTGGGTAATCCATAGCATTACGATTCCCATGCTATTTGTAGCAGGATGGTTATTTGTCAGTACTGGGCTTGCTTATGATGCTTTTGGAACTCCTCGTCCTAATGAGTACTTTACTCAAGAGCGAATTGAAGTTCCCGTAATTAGCGATCGCTTTGATGCTAAAGAGCAAATCAAAGAATTTAATCAATAAAAATACTTGACAACGATAGGTAAAACATTATGACAGGTAATAGCCCCAATCAGCCCATTTCTTACCCCATCTTTACTGTTAGATGGTTAGCAGTTCACACTTTGGCAGTACCCACTGTCTTTTTTCTAGGCGCGATCGCCTCCATGCAATTTATACAACGATAGGAATAACCAATGGATAGGAAACAAAACCCCAACAGACAAGCAGTAGAGCTAAATCGTACTTCCCTTTACTTGGGATTACTTCTGATTGCTGTTCTAGGCATTCTGTTCTCTAGTTACTTCTTTAACTAAATTAACTAAGCGAACAGCTTTTCAATCGATTTAAACTTTAATAGCAAGAGGAGACTTAATAATTATGTTTGCAAATGGAAGAATTCCTTTGTGGATTGTTGCCACAGTAGCTGGCATAGGTGTCATCACAGTTGTTAGCATCTTTTTCTACGGTTCTTATACTAGTGTTGGTTCAGGAATGTAAGATTCTACCCAATCGCTTTTAACCGCGTCAGGCGGAGTATGGTTCACTCCTAAATTAAGCACAAAAAAACCGCTTAGGATTTTATCACTAGGCGGTTTTTAAAAAATTAGTAGACCAAGACAAAAATTATTACTGCGTTTTTCAACAGCACGGTTGGATATGCGCCACCTGCGGGCGCATCCCTCGCGCTCAAATCAGTAGACCACAATAATAAAATTTAAAAAAGCTAAAAGTGAGACAGTTGCGTCGCAAACTGTCGAACCCGAAGGGCTATTAGCTATTAGCGCAGCGCGTACGCGGACGTGCCTCCAGGCACTAATCCTTTAGGGCAGATCGTCCCGTCGTGTTTTGGGTAAGAATATTCTTACCCAAAAGCCGACGAGTCTTACGACGACGCAGCATTGCAAAGCTTTGCGCAGCTACGAACTAACTAATTGAAAACGGCTGTAATTTGTCTTTGGTCTAGACCAACAAAGTTAATTACGCATTAACCATTATTGAAGCTAGTTTTTCCCTCGTGTACCGTTTTGACCCACTTCAATCTTTTGGGACGGACGGACATTCTAGCAGTAACGCTAAGCATAACTATTTGCCAATGCACCATATAAACTAAACCGAGTAGGGATTGTCTGATAGTATTTAGCAACAGTGGCAAATCGATCGCTTTTCCTGATGCGGTTTGGATACGAATTAAACCGCGAAAAATGCCAATAAAGCCCCAGGTAAATAGTAAAGCAGTTATCGGACTCAGAAGCGGTAAACGATGGCGAGCGAGCGCCATAATACCATCTGGTACATTAGCTGCGGGTACGATGTATTGCAGCAGCATCCAACATAGTAAATCTATTCTCTTGCCAAATCCCATTGGCGTGCGAAAAATATATCGCCAGTAGTCGAGATAGCGTTGATAACCACCTTCTGCCCAGCGGTTGCGTTGATGCCATAAAGAACTGGCTTTAGTTACTCCTTCTTCTAATACTGGTGGGGTAAGGAGAAAGCCGATTTTCCAGTTGTCTAGATGTAGGCGAATGGTTAAATCTAGATCGTCAGTAATTGTTTCTTCATTCCAACCACCACAACTATGTAAAGCAGCCCGACTGACAAACTGACCGTTCCCTCTTAATTCGCCGATACCGCCCACGGCAATTCTTTGTTGTTGAACATAACTATCTAATGCCATCTCGGCTGCTTGCCCTTTCGTCCAGAAGTTTTCTCCTGAATTGGCGATCGCTTTTCTAACTTGGACTGCCCCCATATCTCGATTGTTAAAAAGAGGAACAACCTTTCTCAATAGATCGCTCGTGACTTTGGCATCGGCATCAAAAACACCAATAATATCACCAAAAGTTTTGGGAATTACCTGGTTTAACGCGCCTGATTTACCACCACCAGCATTAGCAGCACGATGAACAACTTTAAGTTGAGGATATGCTTGAGCTAAGCGGTCTAAAATAGCAGGAGTATTGTCTGTACTGCGATCGTCGATCGCCCAAATTTCGTACTTATCTTCAGGATAATCGAGACTACATAGCATTGCTACCAGATTGCCGATCACGACTTCTTCATTTTTTGCTGCCACTAGTAAAGATACCTGAGGCGCATTAGCTAGATCGTCATCGGAGAGGATCGGCGGAATTCGATCTGGTTGAGTAAACAAATAGCGTAATATTTGCATACCGGCAAAAATAGTAAAGCTCAAAACCAGCCAGATTCCCCAGCTAATTAAATGCAATAAAATAGTAATTATCCAGATTGCCATTAATAAGAAAGCTGCTTTCTGTCTACGCCCTGCCAATCCCTGAAAAAAGTCCGCTCTAAACTCTTCTTCGGCAACTTCTGGGTCGGATAGTTCTGATAAAAGAGAATTAATGGGATCGAATTCTGTTTTGGATTCTTCTTTGGACCAATAATTCTCTGCCATAATTATGTTTTTAAATCTGTCTTATGCTCAAGATTTTAAGCGATTACCTTTCAGGTACGCTTTGCGATCGCAATTGGAATTTCTAAATTAATATCTAAACTATTGTCAATCGTGCTGGCTCAATTGTAGCGAAAAATGTAAACTTTCTTGGCTAAAATTTAAGACTTGGGGAGGTTAATATGCCGTTTTTGGGTTTCAACGTTGCTTTTTGGTTAAATTAAGTAGCGGTGGTATTTTAATTTTCTTAAATTTAGTTAAAGTTATAACAACAATGATGACGAGCAGTTTGATAACGGGGTTAGCGATCGCCTTAGCTTCAGTATTATGGGTCGAGTTGGTCAGAGACTTGTATCATACTCTATCTCATCTGTGGCAACCTTTATATCGTCTCCATGTCTGGCATCACAAAGTTTTTCGTCGCGATTTATCTGTAGTTAGTGATACGATTTATCGTCAGGCACATTGGTACAATGATGTACCAGAATCATTGATCATGTTGCTGTTTAGTATTCTACCCTGGGGCGTAGTTTATACTTGGGGTATTGCTCCGCAGTGGTTGGCCTGGACGGGATCTTTATATACTTTAAGCTTCTTGCTCAGCGCGATCGCTCGTGGACTGGGTATTCCACTGGTGGACGAACTGACAGACGTAACTCATCGCCCAGGAGAATTTACTAGCCTACCCTCACGTTGGTTTGTTAATCGTTCCTATCATTGGCGACATCATTTTGATAACCAGGATGCCTATTTTTCGGGAACTTTAACCCTGGTGGATAAGATTATGGGAACAGCACTATCTTTAAAAAATAAACGCATTGCTGTTACAGGAGCATCGGGTACTTTAGGGCAAGCTTTATTGACTCAGCTACACTTGGCGGGGGCAAAAGTTACCGCCCTAACTTCTTCTGATGCTGAGATTATCTTAGATCTTGCAGGGGAAAAAACCCCAATCAAAACGGTGTATTGGCAGATTGGGCAGGAATCGGAATTACTGACCCACTTAGACAAAATTGATATTTTAATTCTCAATCATGGGGTCAACGTTCACCGACAGAGGGATCAAGCTGCGATCGCCAAATCTTATGAGACTAACACTTTCTCGACTTTGCGCTTAATCGAATTATTTTTTCAAACAATTAAAAACGATCGCGACACCATCACCAAAGAGGTTTGGGTTAACACCTCAGAAGCCGAGGTAAATCCCGCTTTTAGCCCTTTGTATGAACTAAGTAAAAGAACTACGGGAGATTTAATTACTTTGCTTCGTTTAGATGCTCCCTGTGTGGTAAGAAAGCTGATTTTAGGGCCTTTTAAGAGTAAGCTTAATCCTGTTGGAGTTATGTCTGCTGATTGGGTAGCCCGACAAATTGTTAATTTAGCTCGCCGAGATATCCGCAACATTATTGTGACGATTAATCCTCTCACCTTTATCTTATTTCCGCTCAAAGAGTTTTTTGTTGCCAACTACTTTAAATTTTTTAGTTCTTCTAAAAAATTGAGTCAAAAGTAAAAACTATAAAAGGAAATTCTAGTATAAAAAGTATTGACATTGATTATCTGATAGAAGGATTGCTCAAAAGCTTAATTGTCAGTGATGAAATAAACTTATGGCTAAAGAATGGGAATCGCCAGATTATCTGGATGCTCTAAAAGAATTAAATCTTGAACTAAAACAAAATCCTCATGATATCGAGATTTACTATCGCCGAAGCGAACTGTTTTATGCCTTAGAAGACTACAGCGCGGGAATCAAAGATTTAGACGCTATCTTACAGCTTACTCATCAAGATGCTTTAGCCTATATGTTTCGCGGTTATGGCTATGGACAACTCCAGAATTATCAAAGTGCGATCGCTGACTATAGTAAAGCAATCGAACTTTGTCCTAACTATAGTAAAGCTTATTTCAATCGTGGCACTGTTTACAATCAGTTAGAACAATATCAAAGTGCGATCGCCGATTTTGATCGCGCTATCAGCCTCAATCGCGAATATCTTGATGCTTACTACAATCGAGGCATTGCCCATAATAAACTAGAACAGCATCAAGAAGCGATTGCTGATTATACTCAGGTGATTCACCTCAAACCTGATGATCAAGAAGCATATTATAATCGCGCCAATACTTACAACAAAGTCAAGCAATATTCTCAAGCAATAGCAGATTACGAGCGGGCAATTTCGCTCAATCCGCAAGATTTAGAAGCATATTATAATCGTGCTAATGTTTATCACAAAACCCAGGTTTATTTAAAAGCGATTGCTGATTACACTCACGTAATTAAATATAATCAGCGTCATGCACCAACTTATTACAATCGAGGCACAACTTATCTAGCTGCTCAATATTATCAAAAGGCGATCGCTGACTTTTCCGAAGCAATCCGCCTCAATCCGAATTACGCTGAAGCTTACTACAATCGCGCCGTGGCGTACAACAAAATTAAAGAATATCAAAAGGCGATCGCCGATCATACCAAGGCAATTGAACTTAAACCAAACTACGCTGAAGCATACGGCAATTTGGGGCTGGTGTATCAAACTGTGGGAGAAAAACGCCAAGCAATTCAGAATTTACAGCAGGCTGCAACACTGTTTAAAGAACAAAACAATCTAGCTTTATATAAATACGTAGAGCATAAATTAACTGAATTAAAATAAGCAAATTGCTAACA
Above is a window of Coleofasciculaceae cyanobacterium DNA encoding:
- a CDS encoding phosphotransferase, translated to MGVFPAIYSTLSPQALIEGVLTKYELGAIDRCLFWNRGLSDIYLIETDNKPYILKVSHHHWRCRSDIQFELEFLDFLHQHSLPVANPLKTQKGRLFVTIHAVEGDRYAALFPYAPGEVPQGDLNTAQSAIMGQTLGLLHQTSLKFKNATPRQVLNLEYLLDDSLAIISPYLRNRNQDLAYVADTISKIKQELICLEQTSPLWSVCWGDPHSGNVHFTAENQITLFDFDQCGYGWRIFDLAKFLQVSLRAGISRQVRDAFFQGYQQIQQLTDAETSSLQALTQMAHIWAWAISINASTIHNWSKLDTFYVNKHLNQLKKLSSQEWQLF
- a CDS encoding rubredoxin, whose protein sequence is MNEPAKEEQSVPEETLSKENILAKEKTLAEQAPPSYECRTCGYVYVPSKGDNQSNVPAGTLFTDLPNDWRCPVCGVRKTQFVNVGAQGAPSGFSENLNYGLGVNRLTPAQKNILIFGALGLGFLFFLSLYSLN
- a CDS encoding photosynthesis system II assembly factor Ycf48; translation: MILIKKLKQVVILFAVCIFCISCSQVPSTVNNPWKILSLPSEAIFSDVAFTSDPNRGWLVGTQASLFETVDGGETWTQQAIELNNEKVALEAISFDDDEGWIVGQPSILLHTEDGGDSWSRIPLSSKLPGAPLDIIALGKSTAEMVTNLGAIYKTEDGGKNWKALVEGSVGVARSIHRSDDGRYVAVSAKGNFFSTWQPGATEWTPHQRTSSRRLQNMGFNQDGSLWLLARGGQVEFSDTENYDEWGEPLYPEFSASWGFLDVAYRTPEEIWLAGGSGNLLVSPDRGQTWAKDRDVEDAPSNFYKVVFLSPEKGFVLGERGTLLKYVPEAGVAA
- the psbE gene encoding cytochrome b559 subunit alpha; amino-acid sequence: MAGDTGERPFSDIITSVRYWVIHSITIPMLFVAGWLFVSTGLAYDAFGTPRPNEYFTQERIEVPVISDRFDAKEQIKEFNQ
- the psbF gene encoding cytochrome b559 subunit beta codes for the protein MTGNSPNQPISYPIFTVRWLAVHTLAVPTVFFLGAIASMQFIQR
- a CDS encoding photosystem II reaction center protein L, with protein sequence MDRKQNPNRQAVELNRTSLYLGLLLIAVLGILFSSYFFN
- a CDS encoding photosystem II reaction center protein J, which encodes MFANGRIPLWIVATVAGIGVITVVSIFFYGSYTSVGSGM
- a CDS encoding glycosyltransferase family 2 protein → MAENYWSKEESKTEFDPINSLLSELSDPEVAEEEFRADFFQGLAGRRQKAAFLLMAIWIITILLHLISWGIWLVLSFTIFAGMQILRYLFTQPDRIPPILSDDDLANAPQVSLLVAAKNEEVVIGNLVAMLCSLDYPEDKYEIWAIDDRSTDNTPAILDRLAQAYPQLKVVHRAANAGGGKSGALNQVIPKTFGDIIGVFDADAKVTSDLLRKVVPLFNNRDMGAVQVRKAIANSGENFWTKGQAAEMALDSYVQQQRIAVGGIGELRGNGQFVSRAALHSCGGWNEETITDDLDLTIRLHLDNWKIGFLLTPPVLEEGVTKASSLWHQRNRWAEGGYQRYLDYWRYIFRTPMGFGKRIDLLCWMLLQYIVPAANVPDGIMALARHRLPLLSPITALLFTWGFIGIFRGLIRIQTASGKAIDLPLLLNTIRQSLLGLVYMVHWQIVMLSVTARMSVRPKRLKWVKTVHEGKTSFNNG
- a CDS encoding bifunctional sterol desaturase/short chain dehydrogenase → MMTSSLITGLAIALASVLWVELVRDLYHTLSHLWQPLYRLHVWHHKVFRRDLSVVSDTIYRQAHWYNDVPESLIMLLFSILPWGVVYTWGIAPQWLAWTGSLYTLSFLLSAIARGLGIPLVDELTDVTHRPGEFTSLPSRWFVNRSYHWRHHFDNQDAYFSGTLTLVDKIMGTALSLKNKRIAVTGASGTLGQALLTQLHLAGAKVTALTSSDAEIILDLAGEKTPIKTVYWQIGQESELLTHLDKIDILILNHGVNVHRQRDQAAIAKSYETNTFSTLRLIELFFQTIKNDRDTITKEVWVNTSEAEVNPAFSPLYELSKRTTGDLITLLRLDAPCVVRKLILGPFKSKLNPVGVMSADWVARQIVNLARRDIRNIIVTINPLTFILFPLKEFFVANYFKFFSSSKKLSQK
- a CDS encoding tetratricopeptide repeat protein, with amino-acid sequence MAKEWESPDYLDALKELNLELKQNPHDIEIYYRRSELFYALEDYSAGIKDLDAILQLTHQDALAYMFRGYGYGQLQNYQSAIADYSKAIELCPNYSKAYFNRGTVYNQLEQYQSAIADFDRAISLNREYLDAYYNRGIAHNKLEQHQEAIADYTQVIHLKPDDQEAYYNRANTYNKVKQYSQAIADYERAISLNPQDLEAYYNRANVYHKTQVYLKAIADYTHVIKYNQRHAPTYYNRGTTYLAAQYYQKAIADFSEAIRLNPNYAEAYYNRAVAYNKIKEYQKAIADHTKAIELKPNYAEAYGNLGLVYQTVGEKRQAIQNLQQAATLFKEQNNLALYKYVEHKLTELK